In Porites lutea chromosome 1, jaPorLute2.1, whole genome shotgun sequence, a single genomic region encodes these proteins:
- the LOC140936176 gene encoding UDP-GalNAc:beta-1,3-N-acetylgalactosaminyltransferase 1-like: MGNGYLAQRGQRILTKTNLRNALLIGVLSSVLLVTYYLLQSSRRHHKNDISWKINPYVTKQEPYRRRFSRLLSRKRCTQNAFLLILVLSAPANSDRRTVIRRTWGNDRSLQMRWKTVFLVGQALDNNNQSENMAAEGTTYGDIIRGSHIDHYYNLTLQTQMGLEWAAGYCDFRYLLKVDDDVFVNPYNLLDHLEKPDTQVTNLYMGRCFYSAPVLRVGKHRITREEYSESTFPTYCYGPAYLLSSDLVHKLVELFDTYTPFRLEDVYIGMLIRKIGGVEAVGHSSFRTQESGEPCKHFSNMFAYHEASVKCAEELFEEGIKERLELEFSKLGNATG; the protein is encoded by the coding sequence ATGGGAAATGGTTACTTAGCTCAAAGAGGACAGCGGATTCTGACAAAAACAAATCTTCGTAACGCACTGCTCATTGGAGTTTTATCCAGCGTGCTGCTTGTTACATATTATCTACTTCAGAGCTCTCGACGACATCACAAGAATGATATAAGCTGGAAAATAAATCCATATGTCACCAAACAAGAACCTTATCGTCGACGTTTCTCACGTTTGCTCTCTCGCAAACGTTGCACCCAAAACGCATTCCTATTAATCTTGGTGCTTTCTGCCCCTGCTAACTCGGACAGGAGAACAGTCATTCGGAGGACATGGGGGAATGATCGATCACTCCAGATGAGATGGAAAACCGTGTTTCTCGTTGGTCAAGCTTTAGACAACAACAATCAGAGTGAAAATATGGCCGCAGAGGGTACGACATACGGAGATATCATACGAGGAAGTCACATTGACCATTATTACAATCTAACTCTGCAGACGCAAATGGGTCTCGAGTGGGCGGCAGGATATTGCGATTTCAGGTATCTCCTCAAAGTGGATGATGATGTATTTGTTAACCCCTATAACTTGTTGGACCACCTGGAAAAGCCTGACACCCAAGTAACTAACCTTTACATGGGACGCTGTTTCTACAGCGCGCCTGTTCTACGTGTTGGCAAACACCGAATAACCAGAGAAGAGTACAGTGAGTCTACTTTTCCAACTTACTGCTACGGGCCAGCGTATTTGTTATCGTCAGATTTAGTCCACAAATTAGTGGAATTATTTGACACTTATACCCCTTTTAGACTCGAAGATGTTTATATAGGCATGTTAATTCGTAAAATAGGTGGAGTTGAGGCTGTAGGTCACTCAAGCTTTCGCACTCAAGAATCTGGTGAGCCGTGCAAACATTTCTCAAATATGTTTGCTTATCACGAAGCTTCCGTAAAGTGTGCGGAGGAATTGTTTGAAGAAGGGATCAAAGAGAGACTAGAGTTAGAATTTAGCAAATTGGGCAATGCTACAGGCTAA